In Natronococcus occultus SP4, the following proteins share a genomic window:
- a CDS encoding VirB4 family type IV secretion system protein — translation MSDNSTSDSDGIDHKVIHTGTSDQVVLGMSKMEVLAAVAPPAMIWFVGRQLIGGTLGTLTYLVAFAWLIAGFGFIVAKDPWMTAQFYAETVLRSFSQQPIMLFDRNPDDSGIEQPTNDSLLGAAASIPLAGLRLLSSVRGPDSPDDRSEGPVRSQDFVQFTKAYHGTPAVETDEGRVVGALRISPANMVTSSEEEWERQSRFYAKVLDTAVKGNIQIAEYMRMVDYTPRIERYTQREEAIVTTADGEAPPGEVDYTELDFGKKLLADLCRERADVVSMYDLSTYTVDPYLIVEVEPGDVVTEDDVEGGLTSVPIVGRFYTHWKVHQLKQAGEHIPQMIELLEDRLDTISDSIRRLEDVSGHPIPSEELSQVAADHYQAANAYAHADYTSLVRQNPIPTPQVTEDGVETGEVSDPEYDVTYAHLDVEADRDPRTTLSRRHNQLAIADQHAENTGPDPSAESSPERSEAATDGGVAADEPTSSVSHDPAPAESPGSADIALTDEELEEQYISLLAPEEIERSWMNGGGDHLQIDGEVYAATLFISSYPKDPPEGFLEPILQFDDAEVQTNVATHIETVDQDRAEQELEDYADALRKKYERVKDSRVEMFASRYRDEADETQAALDSYLQSEHDMFEAQTYIEVRSFNPDALKRAIRSIRAKMSDMSAKVSVLRQNHDIGHQTIAPACQDRVDQKVKVRSEALAAMNPWTTTNLHEPSGVEIAENMATNEPLAVDVYKRDAGYNWVIVGKTGAGKTVTSSQYLWRYKVDNPDSFVAVIDPLQEFANLQEIFGGERIVVGSTYINPFDIKPTPEDKLDAIGHEAPYREWLDSGLDFLELYYKMQGFDFSEYRAIWTKALKQAGREKGITEDPKTHDPEYRRQEGYDGEPPTMTDVMEIVNEMSSDGAEYVEDPDNESQVRDREEKATTVINNHVEPFREGGHLEHLAHQTEVDLEDTDFVYADLQLKEGDEEGGGLMMHLLLDLLYNEVKARPEPGMIFADEFHYLLRDDMTVKSLSQKYRHHRHWDLSIGAGTQSHKDFFGTDGEGNVHLTDNAEVMLELSSMELYQYVEGMNEQWGKRLGLSSDEAELIDNLQKGNLADGFSEVLLRVDDEGCYPGRVRMDHDQNPREAVALMYDPSEHGEDYKSYLQQYDDICDWRWS, via the coding sequence ATGAGCGACAACAGTACCAGCGATTCGGATGGTATCGACCACAAAGTAATCCACACCGGGACGAGCGATCAGGTCGTCCTCGGGATGAGCAAGATGGAAGTCCTCGCGGCGGTCGCGCCGCCGGCGATGATCTGGTTCGTCGGCCGGCAGCTGATCGGCGGCACGCTGGGGACGCTTACCTACCTCGTGGCGTTCGCCTGGCTAATCGCCGGCTTCGGCTTTATCGTCGCGAAGGATCCCTGGATGACCGCTCAGTTCTACGCCGAGACAGTCCTCCGATCGTTTTCACAACAGCCAATCATGCTCTTCGATAGGAACCCCGATGATTCTGGTATTGAACAGCCAACGAACGACTCGCTGCTCGGGGCGGCAGCGTCAATTCCCCTTGCAGGGCTTCGATTGCTGTCGTCAGTCCGCGGTCCAGATTCTCCAGATGACAGATCAGAGGGTCCAGTACGAAGTCAGGATTTTGTCCAGTTTACGAAAGCCTACCATGGGACGCCGGCAGTCGAGACCGACGAAGGTCGTGTGGTCGGCGCGTTGCGTATTTCGCCGGCGAACATGGTGACCTCGAGCGAAGAGGAGTGGGAGCGACAGTCGCGCTTCTACGCGAAAGTGCTCGATACAGCGGTCAAAGGGAATATTCAGATCGCCGAGTACATGCGGATGGTCGACTACACGCCTCGGATCGAGCGCTACACCCAGCGCGAAGAGGCAATCGTCACGACCGCCGATGGCGAAGCTCCGCCTGGCGAGGTCGACTACACCGAGCTCGACTTCGGGAAGAAGCTGCTCGCGGATCTCTGTCGAGAGCGAGCCGACGTCGTCTCGATGTACGATCTGTCGACGTACACTGTCGATCCTTACCTGATCGTGGAGGTCGAGCCAGGTGACGTGGTGACCGAGGACGATGTCGAAGGTGGGCTGACGTCGGTCCCGATCGTCGGCCGTTTCTACACCCACTGGAAGGTCCACCAGCTCAAGCAAGCGGGCGAGCATATCCCGCAGATGATCGAGCTCCTCGAGGACCGACTCGACACGATCAGTGATTCGATCCGGCGCCTCGAGGACGTCAGCGGACACCCAATCCCGAGTGAAGAACTGTCGCAGGTGGCGGCGGATCACTACCAGGCAGCCAATGCCTACGCCCACGCGGACTACACGTCGCTGGTCCGGCAGAACCCGATTCCGACGCCACAGGTCACTGAGGACGGCGTCGAAACCGGCGAGGTGTCCGATCCGGAGTACGACGTGACCTACGCTCATCTGGATGTTGAAGCCGATCGCGACCCGCGGACGACGTTGTCGCGGCGCCACAATCAGCTCGCGATCGCCGATCAGCACGCAGAGAACACCGGTCCGGATCCCTCGGCAGAGTCCTCGCCTGAGCGGTCCGAGGCTGCTACCGACGGGGGCGTGGCGGCTGACGAACCGACGTCCTCGGTATCGCACGACCCGGCACCGGCAGAGAGTCCGGGCAGTGCTGACATCGCGCTGACCGATGAAGAACTCGAAGAACAGTACATCTCGCTGCTGGCTCCCGAAGAGATCGAGCGCTCCTGGATGAACGGCGGTGGTGATCACCTCCAAATCGACGGCGAGGTCTACGCAGCAACGCTGTTCATCTCGAGCTACCCGAAGGATCCACCCGAAGGGTTCCTCGAACCGATTCTCCAGTTCGATGACGCTGAGGTTCAGACGAACGTTGCGACCCACATCGAGACTGTCGACCAGGACAGGGCCGAGCAGGAGCTCGAGGACTACGCCGACGCGCTCCGAAAGAAGTACGAGCGGGTCAAGGACTCGCGGGTAGAGATGTTCGCGAGCCGGTACCGGGATGAGGCGGATGAGACGCAGGCGGCACTTGACTCGTATTTGCAGAGCGAGCACGACATGTTCGAAGCCCAAACCTATATCGAGGTCCGATCGTTCAACCCGGATGCGCTCAAGCGGGCGATCCGCTCGATTCGAGCGAAGATGTCGGACATGAGCGCGAAGGTCTCGGTCCTCCGGCAGAACCACGATATCGGCCACCAGACAATCGCGCCGGCGTGTCAGGATCGGGTCGATCAGAAGGTGAAGGTCCGATCCGAGGCGCTGGCGGCGATGAACCCGTGGACGACGACGAACCTCCACGAGCCCTCTGGCGTGGAGATCGCCGAGAACATGGCGACCAACGAACCGCTGGCTGTCGACGTGTACAAACGTGACGCGGGGTACAATTGGGTGATCGTCGGTAAGACCGGCGCCGGCAAGACTGTGACTTCGAGCCAGTACCTCTGGCGCTACAAGGTCGACAACCCCGATTCGTTCGTGGCGGTGATCGATCCGCTCCAGGAGTTCGCTAATTTGCAGGAGATCTTCGGCGGCGAGCGGATCGTCGTCGGGTCGACGTACATCAACCCGTTCGACATCAAGCCGACGCCGGAGGATAAGCTCGACGCGATCGGCCACGAGGCCCCGTACCGTGAGTGGCTTGACTCGGGACTTGACTTCCTCGAGCTCTACTACAAGATGCAGGGATTCGACTTCTCGGAGTACCGGGCGATTTGGACGAAGGCGCTCAAGCAGGCGGGCCGTGAGAAGGGGATCACTGAGGATCCGAAGACCCACGACCCCGAGTACCGTCGCCAGGAGGGCTACGATGGCGAGCCGCCGACCATGACCGACGTCATGGAGATCGTCAATGAGATGTCGAGCGACGGCGCCGAGTACGTCGAAGACCCCGACAACGAGAGCCAGGTCCGTGATCGCGAGGAGAAGGCGACGACGGTGATCAACAACCACGTCGAGCCGTTCCGCGAGGGCGGCCACCTGGAGCACCTCGCTCACCAAACGGAGGTCGATCTCGAGGACACGGACTTCGTCTACGCCGACCTGCAGCTCAAGGAGGGTGACGAAGAGGGCGGCGGGCTCATGATGCACCTGTTGCTGGACCTGCTGTACAATGAGGTCAAAGCGCGCCCGGAACCGGGGATGATCTTCGCCGACGAGTTCCACTACCTGCTGCGTGACGACATGACGGTGAAGTCGCTGTCACAGAAGTACCGCCACCACCGCCACTGGGATCTGTCGATTGGCGCCGGCACACAGAGCCATAAGGACTTCTTCGGCACCGACGGCGAGGGCAATGTCCATCTGACGGATAATGCTGAGGTCATGCTCGAACTCTCGTCGATGGAGCTCTACCAGTACGTAGAGGGGATGAACGAGCAGTGGGGCAAGCGGCTGGGGCTCTCGAGTGATGAAGCGGAGCTGATCGACAACCTCCAAAAAGGGAATCTTGCTGATGGGTTCTCCGAGGTGCTGCTCCGGGTTGATGACGAGGGTTGTTACCCTGGTCGCGTCCGGATGGACCACGATCAGAACCCGCGAGAGGCGGTCGCGCTGATGTACGATCCATCCGAGCACGGCGAGGACTACAAGTCGTATCTACAGCAGTACGACGACATCTGTGACTGGAGGTGGTCCTGA